A part of Desulfotomaculum nigrificans DSM 574 genomic DNA contains:
- the yqfC gene encoding sporulation protein YqfC: MSLRDFHKRFKKQLSDFFEIPSDVMLDLPKIVLVGNLQVFIENHRGIVEYSLEKVRIKVGEGEVGITGRSLTLRNIRTDEICVEGQITSLNFLKPGEVW, encoded by the coding sequence ATGTCCTTGCGTGATTTCCATAAAAGGTTTAAGAAACAGCTGTCCGACTTTTTCGAGATTCCCAGTGACGTTATGTTGGACTTGCCTAAAATCGTGCTGGTGGGTAATTTACAGGTATTTATTGAAAATCACCGCGGTATTGTTGAATATTCCTTGGAAAAGGTGCGCATTAAAGTTGGCGAAGGAGAAGTGGGTATTACCGGCCGCAGCCTGACCCTGCGCAATATAAGAACCGATGAAATTTGCGTGGAAGGGCAAATAACATCTTTAAATTTTCTTAAGCCGGGGGAGGTGTGGTAA
- the yqfD gene encoding sporulation protein YqfD: MVLFRLFSFLLGYVALVVRGDSLEKFVNMAASRGIFLWDITRLGQDKVKVRVRIPEVHSLRHIARATGSRFNITERRGLPFVFNRLKKRKLLAIGSVVFLVTLYILSSFVWFIDVTGTDKLSKAEVQRIAAEAGLKRGVLKQQLDTKLVEKNIRDKIPAVAWVGVRVEGTRVVIEIAERKLVPVEPNKGPAHIVATKAGLIKEVLVLRGQAAVKEGDTVLPGQILISGEIKEEVKPEETNQPLPEGQEPPEPKYISHFVQAKGMVRARVWYEGYGECSLSETREKFSGQQKTSVRIKFGSKEIIISGPKDSPYQHFEVKQIVKALPKWRNIEIPVELITLQYREKVIERINHGPSGAKQIAGQKALQEAKAKLPKDAKITEQRLEEVKTGRPEDLVRIKAFVETVEDIGEMKPFKPTEEEKY, encoded by the coding sequence ATGGTCCTATTCAGGTTATTCTCATTTTTACTGGGATATGTGGCCCTGGTGGTACGGGGCGACTCTTTGGAAAAGTTTGTCAATATGGCCGCCAGCCGGGGTATATTTTTGTGGGATATTACCCGACTGGGGCAAGATAAAGTGAAAGTCAGGGTACGGATACCCGAAGTTCATTCCTTAAGGCATATTGCCCGGGCTACCGGCAGCCGCTTTAATATTACCGAGCGTCGGGGCCTGCCCTTTGTGTTTAACCGTCTTAAGAAAAGAAAGCTGCTGGCCATTGGCAGTGTGGTATTTTTGGTTACCCTTTACATCCTGTCTTCCTTTGTCTGGTTTATTGATGTAACCGGCACTGACAAGCTGTCAAAGGCCGAAGTGCAAAGGATTGCTGCGGAAGCGGGATTAAAACGTGGGGTACTCAAACAGCAACTGGATACTAAACTGGTGGAGAAAAATATCCGGGATAAAATCCCCGCCGTGGCTTGGGTAGGTGTTCGCGTAGAAGGTACCAGAGTGGTAATTGAAATTGCCGAACGGAAGCTGGTGCCGGTGGAACCTAACAAGGGACCGGCCCATATAGTAGCCACCAAGGCCGGTCTGATTAAAGAGGTACTGGTATTAAGGGGACAAGCGGCGGTAAAAGAAGGTGACACCGTTTTGCCGGGACAAATACTGATCAGCGGGGAGATAAAAGAAGAGGTTAAACCAGAAGAAACCAACCAACCGCTGCCCGAGGGTCAGGAACCGCCTGAGCCTAAATATATCAGTCATTTTGTGCAGGCCAAGGGTATGGTCAGGGCCAGGGTTTGGTACGAGGGTTACGGCGAATGCAGTTTAAGTGAAACCCGGGAGAAGTTCTCCGGACAGCAAAAGACCTCCGTCCGTATTAAATTTGGGTCCAAGGAAATAATCATATCAGGTCCTAAAGATTCTCCGTACCAGCACTTTGAGGTAAAGCAAATTGTTAAAGCACTGCCTAAATGGAGGAATATTGAAATCCCCGTCGAACTAATTACTTTACAGTACCGTGAGAAGGTTATTGAGCGCATTAACCACGGTCCGTCAGGCGCCAAGCAAATTGCCGGGCAAAAGGCTTTGCAAGAAGCAAAGGCCAAGCTGCCCAAAGATGCCAAAATAACTGAACAACGACTGGAAGAAGTTAAAACCGGCAGGCCGGAAGATCTGGTAAGAATAAAGGCTTTTGTGGAAACTGTAGAGGATATTGGCGAAATGAAACCCTTCAAGCCAACCGAGGAGGAAAAGTATTGA